One region of Akkermansiaceae bacterium genomic DNA includes:
- a CDS encoding AlpA family phage regulatory protein, with translation MENITESQQTSLVAARPVYIRIPEAIRTFGISRAKLYQLIKARKFRSISLAEPGQTKATRLIDFASLTNYLESLAEPSERELDNRSEGTR, from the coding sequence GTGGAGAACATCACTGAATCTCAGCAAACGTCGTTGGTTGCAGCCAGACCCGTTTACATACGGATTCCCGAGGCGATACGCACCTTTGGGATTTCACGAGCTAAGCTCTACCAGCTCATCAAAGCAAGAAAGTTCAGATCTATCTCCCTTGCAGAGCCAGGCCAAACGAAGGCGACGAGATTGATCGATTTCGCGTCGCTCACTAATTATTTGGAATCTCTGGCGGAACCTTCCGAACGAGAGTTGGATAATAGATCGGAGGGGACCAGATAA